The DNA region CAATCGTCCTAGTATTTGGTATTAAGACAACGCCACTGCGTTCCGCTAAAACATTGCCGAGTCCATCTCTTATCTTAAAAACATAAGACGCGGATTCTGCTGAAGCATTAATGTTTGGATTTTCAATAAAAGCAACGGAGCTGTAAATTCCCGGAGAGACTTCAAAAGACCGGCTCCAATGTATAATCGGATTTCTAACCTCAAAAGGACATAGACGCGAGCAAGGCCCGCCACAATCAATTCCGATTTCTCCCTGGTTTTGCCGGCCATCAAAACAAGTTGGTTTTTGGTAGGAAAAAATAAAATAAAAAGAAAAAATCACGACAAACAAAAATAGAAACAACCCTGAAAGATAAATTAGTTTTCTTTTAACTGACCACTCTAATTTCTCCATAAAAGAGATTATAGCAAAAAAGAGAGAATCCGTGCGATCTCTCTTTTTTTTTTGAATGCTTTGTGTTGGCGACTAGCTACTCTCCCCTTTTAGAGTACCATCGCCACTACCGTGCTTAACTTCCGAGTTCGGAATGGGATCGGGTGTACCCACGGCGTTTAATCACCAACACAAAACATTCAAAGAAAATCCTAAAGGTAAACAATTGCAAAAAAGAGAGCAAAATCCGCGATTTTCAAATTTCCCGATGAGATTGATTTATTAGTACGCCTCGGCTCAACACATTACTGTGCTTACACCTAGCGCCTATCAACGTGATCATCTCTCACGAATCTCAATGATTCCTAATCTTGGGGTGGGCTTCCCTCTTAGATGCTTTCAGAGGTTATCCCTTCCGAACTTAGCTACCCTGCGGTGCCCTTGGCAGGACAGCAGGCAGACCAGAGGTTCGTTCACAAAGGTCCTCTCGTACTATTCGCGACTCCCCTCAAGAATCAACGCCTGCAGTAGATAGGAGACCAACCTGTCTCACGCATGATACCACTTATTACTAAGTGCATTGGACTATAACTTCATCCCTTACATGATCGCATGTGAGGGACTGCTAACGTTTAGTCTCTACGGGCGTGCTAAAAACTTTTAAATGTTAACCCTTAACTATAACTAGAAATTCCAGTTAGGGTTATTTGTTACTTGTTAATAGTTTCTGCTCTTCCCTCGGTATTCTCCTCTTTCTTTTAACTAAAAGCTATAAGCTAACAGCTAAAAGCTAAAAGCTAAAAGCTGATTGGAATTCACCGATATAAGTCAGCTTAATCAACCTAGACCCTAAACCCTATTGGCTAGACCCTAGTTTTGACCGCCGTGATGTGATTGATTCATCCGCCATAACCCTTTTCAGAGCGAGGCAGACTTTCTATCTAATTATTTGTTTATAGACGAAAAACTCGAAGTGGTTCAGATTGTGAAAAAGTCGATCTATTCAACTTCTTCACGGTCTGACATTAATTAATCTGTCATTACTGACAGGACAGACTATACCTTTCCCGATTTTTCCAATGTCGGGACTGACGTGTTAGCATCCGCTTATACGGACACTCTGCCGTTCATTTAACTGTGAACAAGCAAGTCGTTACGGGGATTAGCAATCTTATAAATCATTGAAGGGATTATATGAGGCTCAACAATAGCAATAAATTTCTGGAAATCATATCTTCCAATACTTATCTTAAGCTTTGTTCGATCCTTTACAATTGTCGCGTTGATTTTTAATGATTTTCTCAGAAATTCTACTATTTGCTCATGGTCTACTTTAGAAAAACTATGAGTGCTCAATGTAAAACTTTCCTTGGTATTAGAACCATCATCCATAAACCAAATCGCGATCATTCTTGGATTGAGAAAACTAAATATATCGTGCGGTAATATCTTTGTCCCATTTTTGTAGAAATAATGATAAAGAAAACCTAATTCTTTCAAACTTTTAGTATGAAAGTACCAAGAAATCTCACGCAAACCTCTTTTAGGGTTATCCCATGAAATTTCAGATGGTTCTTTATTCACAATTTCTTTCAAGACATTGAATTTCCACAATACATATTCTTTTTGCTTCAATCCATGATGCACTCTAAATCGTGCCGTCACTGGAGATCGTATTCCAATTGACCGGCATTCTAAGCGCGCATCACCCAACAATGACCCAATAAGCACATCAATCTGATGCGCGGAAAATGAAGATTGCAATCTTCCCACGATATTATCCATTGCTCATCATTATACTATGACAAGCATTCGGACTTCACCGTTATGAGTCAGTTTATTTTTTATCTCTTATTTATTCTCGTAGATTGTCTTAAGCTGGGCTCATTTTGAATCACTTACCCAGCTCGCGTAACTTTTTAATTGGCGAACAGCCAAACCCTTCCCAGCTTCTCCACCAGGAGGATAAGTTGAGCCGACCACAAATACATTTCCCTTATTACTAAGGGCGCAGACTATACCTTTGCTTGTTATTGCCTTACAAGCACCAGCGTGTTATGGCTGTGCGTATTTGGCTTATGCCAGGACACCCACCATCTTCACCTCCTCTGTTTTTACAGATTCGGATCCAGTCGTTACGGGGTCGTGAAAACCTATTTTATACATCATCGATGGGATGATATACGGCTTAATAGTTTGAATCAATTTTTTTGTTTCTTTTGTATTACAATACATTCTGTACCCCCTGTCTCTGTCCTTGTAATATTTCATCTCCACATTAAATTTCTTCTTTAGTGCGAGCTGTAACAAATTGATTTCTGGTTCTAAAAATGAATAGGTGCTGATATCAATGTGCTTTTTACTGTAAGAACCGTCATCCATAATCCAGATGGCAAGTCCCAAAGCATCAATTTCACTTACAATACTTTTAGGAACTATTTTCCTTCCTGTTTTATATCCGTTAGGGATATAAAATGTATTATAAATATCAGTTAATAATGGGTGGCGAATCGTCCGAAACCACCATGATTTTTGGTATTTTTCTTTTTGTGCAGTATATCTATAACTAATTTTTGGTTCTGTAAAAACAAGTGGCTTTAAAATTTCATATTTCCATAAAACATAATCTTTTTGTGCTAAACCTTGTTCTATCTTTAGATTAGCATTGACTGCACCCTTACCCATTCTCATCGTGCCATCGCCCAGGAGAGATCCTGTGATTAAAGATCTCTGTGCGGGCGAAATAGTAACCCCATTTTTAATCGGTATCCATTTTTTATACCAATGTTTATTTTCACAACTTCCCACGGTGTTAACCATAATTATAACGCAAATTATACTATGGCATTCTCCGTTATGAGCTGATTTAGTGCGTATGATTTTCATCACACACCTGAGAGAATTGTTCGTCTTCTCTCTCCTCGACATCGGCTATGTTTATCGAGGTGCCGAACTCCGCCGTCGATATGGACTCTTAGGCGGAACCAGCCTGTTATCCCCGGGGTAGCTTTTATCCGGTAATCTTTGGCCGCATCTAATGCGAACCAGCGGTTCACTATGTCCTGCTTTCGCATCTGCTTGAGACGTACCTCTCACAGTTAAGCCAGCTTATGCCATTACACTATCGGCACGGTTTCCATTCGCGCCTAGCTGACCTTAATGAACTCCTCCGTTACTTTTTAGGAGGAAAGCGCCCCACTTAAACTGCCCACCAGATAATGTCCCTTGGCGTTTTTGCCACCGAGGTTAGAACATATCTTTTCACAGAGTGGTATTTCACTGACGACTCCAGTCCAGCCGAAACCAAACCTTCAAAGTCTCCCACCTATGCTACGCAGTAAAAAAATAAGCTCAATATCAAGTTACAGTAAAGCTCCCGGGGTCTTTTCGTCTAACTGCAGGTAACCGGCATCTTCACCGGTATTGTATTTTCACCGAGCAAGTCCCCGAGACAGTTCTCCAGTCATTACGCCATTCGTGCACGTCTGAACTTACCAGACAAGGAATTACGCTACCTTAGGATCGTTCTTTAATGTTTTACATCCGCCTTTTATAATTTGGCGGAACCTTATGTCGCCATAAGGATCGGACTATATCATCACCCTACATCAGTCGGTGCTTGCTTGGATGTAGTAGTGTCTTGCGTGTAGTCTCTGAGGATATTTCCGTTTTTACTGTTAATTAATTTGTATCCAGTAAAATCATATTTTCTTTTTCTACCTTTGCCTTTATTAAGCTCTTCACGGAGCTTGAGAATTTCTTGTATACCTTCTTTATGCAAATGATTCCCATTATTTACCATCTCTACAATTTTTTTAAAAATTGAGAAATTTCTCTTTTTATTTGCTGAAAGAAAATGAAATCTTTCAAAGAAAGGCACTACATTATCTCTTAACGAATTTATGTTATTTACCTCAAAGTAAACAACACCATCCCTCCTCTCTCTTAAATGACCGCACCTTAGAATTTTCTTCATCAAGGCTAAGATCACTCTATCTCTTTGAGAAACATTAAAAGAAAGAAGGAATTTAATTCCGCTTTGATAATCAGGCCGGTGAATAATAGAAACATTAAAGCTTCCTTCACCGTCTGAAAACCCGGCTAGGTAATAACCGAGTTTAGGATCAATTTTTTTGATCCAATCATTCATGGCATTTTAACTTTAACGGAAATCTTTCCTGCGAATTGTCTGTACCTTCTCGTTGTTACTGCTTCTTCGACTAGAAGCTAGTAGAGTTAGGCTCAAACCAGAGTTTTTCGCATATAGCAAGATTTATTATCGTAACTACAACGATCAATTTCATAGTTACGACCGACATTCACCAGGGCTTACAACGATCAGCTCGCATCATTTTGGGCGCGTCTATCACGCTCAAAATGATGCGAACCGCCATTGCTTGACCTTCTGGCATTGGTCAGGCGTCACCCCCTATACATCCTCTTGCGAGTTCGCAGGGAGCTGTGTTTTTGATAAACAGTTGCCAGAGAAACTTTAGCTGCGGCCGAGCACCATTGCTGGTGCTCGGCAGGCCTTATCCCGAAGTTACGGCCGCTTTTTTGCCGAGTTCCTTGGGGACCTCTCACTCGTTCGCCTTGGTCTACTCGACCTGACTACCTGTGTCGGTTTTGCGGTACGGTCCAAACTTGTTTAATCTTAGAAGATTTTCTTGGAAGCGTGCTTTGTGAAATTTTATCCCCCGAAGGTTCAAATTTCCGGCCTGCTTGAATTTATGATGCCCGGATTTTCCTAGGCATCGTTCTCACAGGACGAACGCAAATCCAATAATGCGCTCCACATACTACACTTCGTCCCTCCATAGAAACAAATTTGGGTCACGGAATATTAACCGTGTGTCCATCACCTACGGCTTTCGCCATCGGCTTAGGCCCGACTAACCCTTCCCTGATTGTCATCGGGAAGGAAACCTTAGTCTTTCGGCGTGGCGCGTTCTCAGCGCCATTGCGGTTACTTGTGCCAACATTCTTACTTCTTGACGCTCCAGTGTGGGTTACCCCTTCACCTTCACAGCAGACAAGAATACTCTCCTACCACCCCTCACATGCAAGCACGTGAGGGGTCCTCAGTTTCGGTACTATGCTTAGCCCCGATCATCTTTGGCGCAAAATCTCTGGATGAGTGAGCTGTTACGCTTTCTTTAAAGGGTGGCTGCTTCTAAGCCAACCTCCTCATTGTCGGAGAAATTTCACAACCTTCCTTGCACTTAGCATAGATTTAGGGACCTTAACTGGAGATCCGGGCTGTTTCCCTTTCGACCAGTGGAGCTTAGCCCCCACAGTCTAACTGCCAAGCTATATTCTTCTAGTATTCGGAGTTTGATAGGTTTGACGAGATTTCTCCCTATTCAAACCTT from Candidatus Paceibacterota bacterium includes:
- a CDS encoding LAGLIDADG endonuclease, with product MDNIVGRLQSSFSAHQIDVLIGSLLGDARLECRSIGIRSPVTARFRVHHGLKQKEYVLWKFNVLKEIVNKEPSEISWDNPKRGLREISWYFHTKSLKELGFLYHYFYKNGTKILPHDIFSFLNPRMIAIWFMDDGSNTKESFTLSTHSFSKVDHEQIVEFLRKSLKINATIVKDRTKLKISIGRYDFQKFIAIVEPHIIPSMIYKIANPRNDLLVHS
- a CDS encoding LAGLIDADG endonuclease, encoding MVNTVGSCENKHWYKKWIPIKNGVTISPAQRSLITGSLLGDGTMRMGKGAVNANLKIEQGLAQKDYVLWKYEILKPLVFTEPKISYRYTAQKEKYQKSWWFRTIRHPLLTDIYNTFYIPNGYKTGRKIVPKSIVSEIDALGLAIWIMDDGSYSKKHIDISTYSFLEPEINLLQLALKKKFNVEMKYYKDRDRGYRMYCNTKETKKLIQTIKPYIIPSMMYKIGFHDPVTTGSESVKTEEVKMVGVLA